The Acomys russatus chromosome 3, mAcoRus1.1, whole genome shotgun sequence genome has a window encoding:
- the LOC127185814 gene encoding DNA-directed RNA polymerase III subunit RPC1-like, with translation MSAANVPGTLQVNAETVRYSICTSKLRVKPGDVAVHGEAVVCVTPRENSKSSMYYVLQFLKEDLPKVVVQGIPEVSRAVIHIDEQSGKEKFKLLVEGDNLWAVMATHGVKGTQTTSNNTYEVTSPLHPQPIPSSVS, from the exons ATGTCTGCTGCTAATGTCCCTGGCACCCTGCAGGTGAATGCCGAGACAGTGCGGTACTCCATCTGCACATCCAAGCTCCGGGTGAAGCCTGGCGATGTGGCTGTTCACGGAGAGGCCGTGGTGTGCGTCACCCCCAGGGAAAACAGCAAGAGCTCCATGTATTATGTGCTGCAGTTTCTGAAAGAGGATCTTCCGAAG GTGGTGGTACAGGGCATCCCAGAGGTGTCCAGAGCTGTCATCCATATCGACGAGCAGAGTGGGAAGGAAAAGTTCAAGCTTCTAGTAGAAGGTGACAACCTGTGGGCCGTCATGGCCACCCACGGTGTGAAAGGCACCCAGACCACTTCCAATAATACCTATGAGGTAACGTCCCCTTTGCACCCTCAGCCAATACCCAGCTCAGTTTCCTGA